A stretch of the Papaver somniferum cultivar HN1 chromosome 6, ASM357369v1, whole genome shotgun sequence genome encodes the following:
- the LOC113285713 gene encoding F-box protein At1g61340-like, which produces MVMGKNLYSEGSEFVNCTRALRRKRITVSNNMETFPFNSPIRTPLKKQRSITRLDSENLPLLQQDILSIESLPQDILVRILCCVEHEDLKQLVHVSKSMKDAALVAKKWHFEFSTPNAKTAALRSFNSSEDLSRFDMETPNAPGKQGFYRHRISREKLTDLAVALFHSPEEENWSKKNNGGFCLWN; this is translated from the exons ATGGTAATGGGGAAGAATTTGTACTCAGAAGGTTCAGAGTTTGTTAACTGCACAAGAGCATTAAGAAGGAAAAGGATTACGGTATCAAACAATATGGAAACGTTTCCTTTTAATTCTCCTATTAGAACTCCATTAAAGAAGCAGCGATCTATTACGCGATTGGATTCGGAGAATTTGCCACTTCTACAACAGGACATTTTGTCTATTGAGTCTCTACCACAGGACATTTTG GTTAGGATATTATGTTGTGTGGAGCATGAAGATCTTAAGCAACTTGTACATGTTTCGAAATCGATGAAAGATGCT GCATTGGTTGCAAAGAAATGGCATTTTGAGTTTAGTACTCCAAATGCAAAAACCGCTGCTTTACGGTCTTTCAATTCATCTGAAGATCTAAGTAGGTTTGATATGGAAACACCAAATGCTCCTGGAAAACAAGGGTTTTATAGGCATCGAATCAGCCGGGAGAAACTCACAGACCTCGCTGTGGCTTTGTTCCATTCACCTGAGGAAGAAAACTGGTCTAAGAAGAACAAtggagggttttgtttgtggaaTTGA
- the LOC113287755 gene encoding eukaryotic peptide chain release factor subunit 1-3-like yields MSDSHETDKNIEIWKIKKLIKALEAARGNGTSMISLIMPPRDQVARVTKMLGDEFGTASNIKSRVNRQSVLGAITSAQQRLKLYNRVPPNGLVLYTGTIVTDDGKEKKVTIDFEPFKPINASLYLCDNKFHTEALNELLESDDKFGFIVMDGNGTLFGTLSGNTREILHKFTVDLPKKHGRGGQSALRFARLRMEKRHNYVRKTAELATQFYINPATSQPNVSGLILAGSADFKTELSQSDMFDPRLQAKILNVVDVSYGGENGFNQAIELSSEILANVKFVQEKRLIGKYFEEISQDTGKYVFGIEDTLKALEMGAVETLIVWENLDISRYILKNSVTGETSIQHFNKEQENDQSNFRDLANNAELEVQEKLPLLEWFANEYKQFGCALEFVTNKSQEGSQFCRGFGGIGGILRYQLDMRTFDEVSDEEINEDSD; encoded by the coding sequence ATGTCGGACTCTCACGAAACTGATAAGAACATTGAGATCTGGAAGATCAAGAAGTTGATTAAGGCACTGGAGGCTGCGAGAGGCAATGGCACCAGCATGATTTCTCTTATCATGCCTCCACGTGATCAGGTAGCTCGAGTTACTAAGATGCTGGGTGATGAATTTGGTACTGCTTCAAACATTAAAAGTAGGGTTAACCGTCAGTCCGTGCTGGGAGCCATTACTTCAGCTCAACAGAGGTTGAAGCTTTACAATAGGGTCCCCCCCAATGGTTTGGTTCTGTATACTGGAACCATTGTGACTGATGACGGGAAAGAGAAGAAGGTGACCATTGACTTTGAACCTTTCAAGCCCATTAATGCATCGTTGTATCTCTGTGACAACAAGTTCCACACCGAGGCTCTAAATGAATTACTGGAGTCCGATGATAAATTTGGGTTTATAGTGATGGATGGGAACGGAACCCTTTTTGGTACTTTAAGTGGAAACACACGTGAAATTCTTCACAAGTTCACTGTTGATCTCCCAAAGAAGCACGGGAGAGGAGGACAATCTGCTCTTCGTTTCGCTCGTCTTCGAATGGAGAAACGCCATAACTACGTGAGGAAGACTGctgagttagctacacaatttTACATCAATCCAGCAACCAGTCAGCCAAATGTGTCAGGGTTAATTCTCGCTGGGTCTGCTGATTTTAAGACAGAATTGAGTCAGTCTGATATGTTTGATCCCCGTTTACAGGCTAAAATTTTGAATGTTGTGGATGTTTCTTATGGTGGTGAAAATGGGTTCAATCAGGCGATTGAACTCTCTTCAGAAATTCTTGCCAATGTGAAGTTTGTCCAAGAGAAGCGGTTGATTGGGAAGTACTTTGAGGAGATTAGCCAGGACACAGGGAAGTATGTCTTTGGCATTGAGGATACACTGAAGGCATTGGAAATGGGTGCTGTTGAGACTCTAATTGTGTGGGAAAACTTGGATATCAGCAGATACATTCTTAAGAACAGTGTTACTGGTGAGACTTCGATCCAACATTTCAACAAAGAACAAGAGAATGACCAGAGCAACTTCCGAGATCTTGCCAATAATGCTGAATTGGAAGTTCAGGAGAAACTACCTCTCCTCGAGTGGTTTGCAAACGAGTACAAGCAGTTTGGTTGTGCTCTTGAATTTGTTACCAACAAATCTCAAGAAGGTTCCCAGTTTTGCAGAGGCTTTGGGGGGATCGGTGGAATTCTTCGCTACCAGCTTGACATGAGGACATTCGATGAGGTGTCTGATGAAGAAATTAATGAAGATTCTGACTAG